Proteins encoded by one window of Arachis hypogaea cultivar Tifrunner chromosome 1, arahy.Tifrunner.gnm2.J5K5, whole genome shotgun sequence:
- the LOC112709782 gene encoding UDP-glucose 6-dehydrogenase 3, translating to MVKLCGIGAGYVGGPTMAVIALKCPSIEVAVVDISQSRISAWNSDKLPIYEPGLENVVKQCRGKNLIFSTDVERHVQEADIIFVSVNTPTKARGLGAGKAADLTYWESAARMIADVCTSDKIVVEKSTVPVRTAEAIEQILAHKSKGIKYQILSNPEFLSEGTAVQDLLEPDRVLIGGNEGPEGQEAIKKLKDIYAHWVSEDKIITTNIWSAELSKLADNAFLAQRISSINAMSALCEATGAQVSQVSLALSKNPKIGPRFLNASVGFGGSCFQKDILNLVYICECNGLVEVANYWKQVIKVNDYQKSRFVQRVVSSMFNTVSGKKIAVLGFAFKKDTSDTRKTPAIDVCKGLLGDDACLSIYDPRVSADQIKKDLSMNNVQWDHPIHLQPLSSSSSNGLEHVDIAEDAYEATKDAHGICILTEWDEFKGIDFQRVFDDMQKPAFVFDGRNILDVGKLREIGFIVYSIGSPVEQWLNNSVNSAVPF from the coding sequence ATGGTGAAGCTATGTGGAATAGGGGCAGGGTATGTAGGGGGTCCTACAATGGCAGTTATTGCTCTAAAATGCCCCTCCATTGAAGTGGCTGTGGTTGACATATCTCAATCTCGCATATCAGCATGGAACAGTGACAAACTCCCAATCTATGAGCCTGGCCTAGAAAATGTGGTGAAACAATGCAGAGGGAAAAATCTCATCTTCAGCACAGATGTGGAGAGGCATGTCCAAGAAGCTGACATCATCTTTGTGTCGGTGAACACGCCGACAAAGGCGAGAGGCCTTGGAGCCGGCAAGGCGGCTGACTTGACTTATTGGGAGAGCGCAGCCCGGATGATCGCTGATGTGTGCACCTCAGACAAGATTGTTGTTGAAAAATCTACTGTCCCGGTGCGCACGGCCGAGGCAATAGAACAAATCTTAGCACATAAGAGCAAGGGAATCAAGTATCAGATTCTGTCGAATCCAGAGTTTCTTTCAGAGGGGACAGCTGTACAGGACCTTCTAGAACCTGACAGGGTCCTAATTGGAGGGAATGAAGGCCCTGAAGGCCAAGAAGCAATCAAGAAACTGAAGGATATATATGCTCATTGGGTGAGTGAAGACAAAATCATAACAACAAACATTTGGTCTGCAGAACTTTCCAAGTTAGCTGATAATGCATTCTTGGCTCAAAGGATCTCATCAATCAATGCAATGTCAGCACTGTGTGAGGCCACTGGTGCTCAAGTCTCTCAGGTTTCCCTTGCACTAAGCAAGAACCCGAAAATCGGGCCGAGATTCCTGAATGCCAGTGTTGGCTTTGGTGGTTCTTGTTTCCAGAAGGACATACTCAATTTGGTGTATATTTGTGAATGTAATGGCCTTGTCGAGGTGGCGAATTACTGGAAGCAAGTGATCAAGGTGAATGACTACCAGAAGAGCCGATTCGTCCAACGAGTCGTGTCATCCATGTTCAACACAGTTTCTGGTAAGAAGATTGCAGTTCTTGGATTTGCATTCAAGAAGGACACCAGTGACACTAGAAAAACTCCTGCTATTGATGTTTGCAAAGGTCTTTTAGGTGATGATGCATGCTTGAGCATATATGATCCGCGAGTGAGCGCGGATCAGATCAAGAAGGATTTGTCAATGAATAATGTTCAATGGGACCATCCAATTCACCTGCAGCCATTGAGTTCTAGCTCTTCCAATGGCTTGGAACATGTTGACATAGCTGAAGATGCTTATGAGGCAACTAAGGATGCTCATGGTATATGCATTCTTACAGAGTGGGATGAGTTTAAGGGAATTGATTTCCAGAGAGTGTTTGATGACATGCAGAAGCCAGCATTTGTTTTCGATGGTAGGAACATTTTGGATGTTGGGAAACTGAGGGAGATTGGATTCATTGTTTACTCAATTGGGAGCCCAGTAGAACAATGGCTCAACAACTCTGTCAATTCAGCAGTGCCCTTTTGA